The following proteins come from a genomic window of Candidatus Methylomirabilota bacterium:
- a CDS encoding general secretion pathway protein GspK, protein MNRCVVRDERGLALAVVLWILAFLGVVFTAFTFSMRTELAAAGNFKEEAESYYLAEAGVYRAAAEIMNADRNVPPDSTLYDALDEHWHTNPAAYENVALGGGHYWVTVTDEESRFPLNGQITPQYDAMLRRLFSSSGVTDDKLVSTIVDSIQDWRDADNLHRLNGAEDDYYLSLPTPYRAKNADFDSVEELLLVKGMTPEILYGNITNRQRQAELGAQLPWERDLKPGEYLGVARHLSVYSSGQVNVNTASPEVLMTLGLTAAEVKAVLDRRTQLPFKNPTEFTSLITSISGGSRQGFAMVPGGQPGPANPQQIFALLSQTATVSSKNFAVDSAARITGSRLTVRVAAILRNDGMPGRPKLSIKQWSLDPRQAAS, encoded by the coding sequence ATGAACAGGTGTGTGGTGCGGGATGAGCGCGGCTTGGCGCTGGCCGTGGTGTTGTGGATCCTGGCATTTCTGGGCGTCGTGTTCACGGCCTTCACCTTTTCGATGCGCACCGAGCTGGCTGCGGCGGGCAACTTCAAGGAGGAGGCGGAGTCTTACTATCTAGCTGAGGCAGGCGTGTACCGGGCGGCGGCGGAGATCATGAATGCCGACCGCAACGTTCCGCCCGACTCTACACTCTATGATGCCCTTGACGAGCATTGGCACACCAATCCGGCCGCCTATGAGAATGTGGCTTTAGGAGGAGGACATTACTGGGTAACAGTCACGGACGAGGAGAGCAGGTTCCCCCTGAACGGCCAGATTACCCCCCAATACGACGCGATGCTCCGTCGGCTGTTCTCCAGCTCGGGCGTGACCGACGACAAGCTGGTCTCCACCATTGTCGATTCGATCCAGGACTGGCGCGACGCCGACAATTTGCATCGCTTAAACGGCGCTGAGGACGACTACTACCTCTCGCTTCCCACTCCATATCGGGCCAAGAACGCTGATTTCGACTCTGTCGAGGAACTACTCCTGGTCAAAGGGATGACCCCGGAGATCCTGTACGGTAACATTACCAACAGGCAGCGACAGGCGGAGTTGGGAGCCCAGCTTCCCTGGGAACGGGATCTCAAGCCAGGTGAATACCTTGGGGTAGCGCGACACCTTTCAGTCTATAGCTCCGGTCAGGTAAATGTCAACACAGCCAGTCCGGAAGTGTTGATGACATTGGGGCTGACGGCGGCGGAGGTCAAGGCCGTTCTCGACCGGCGCACCCAACTTCCGTTTAAGAACCCGACAGAGTTCACCAGTCTCATCACCTCCATCTCCGGGGGCAGTCGGCAGGGGTTTGCGATGGTGCCTGGAGGCCAGCCGGGTCCAGCGAACCCGCAGCAGATTTTCGCGCTGCTTAGTCAGACGGCCACCGTAAGCTCGAAAAACTTCGCCGTAGACTCGGCTGCGCGGATAACAGGATCGAGACTGACGGTTCGCGTGGCGGCTATCCTGCGAAACGACGGGATGCCTGGCCGGCCGAAGCTCTCGATCAAGCAGTGGAGCCTGGACCCACGGCAGGCCGCCTCATGA
- the pilM gene encoding pilus assembly protein PilM encodes MRLDELIPKPKVGLGIDLRGGQLCHALLSKAFGRIQLLDWGIEELPVEEQDRPKVLTEKLVQLWTRLPKRPTFVTVGLPRRLVTMRSVSMPAVGEEELKGILEYEVERYIPFPPEEVQYDFQVLERDAEKAIVLLAAARKEEISRYLAFLEEAGIKPTAFGVSAFASLNTLLFNQERDAEPLRTLIDLRDGEAELGLAKNGILRYSRYLTLGPTAPLDLLMPEISTLLAHLETNGGQHAGRIAIAGPGAGRGEGDLLHHLAERTGLEVEFLQPFQRIKASGVDPQVAHFLGAAVGLALHGLVTLPVDIDLLPKELAPPRRDPSLAVTIRLVALVVALGLAYLVNGAIREHRALAELTATLNRVQAEAAKVDQLKGEVASLRSKIATLDKIDREEVRKLDVLKELVQVLPKGVTLTLFSVDGREARVGGSITGSASDLISILEQSPVFENVQFTSPVASRAESQDFQIKMHLEAKKEKRP; translated from the coding sequence ATGAGGCTCGATGAGCTGATCCCGAAGCCGAAGGTCGGCCTGGGTATCGACCTCCGAGGCGGCCAGCTCTGCCATGCCTTGTTAAGCAAGGCGTTTGGGCGGATTCAGCTCCTCGATTGGGGCATTGAAGAACTGCCGGTCGAAGAGCAAGACAGGCCGAAAGTCCTCACGGAGAAGCTGGTCCAGCTTTGGACTCGGCTGCCCAAACGCCCGACGTTCGTCACGGTCGGCCTGCCGCGGCGTCTTGTCACCATGCGCTCAGTGAGCATGCCGGCGGTAGGCGAGGAGGAACTGAAGGGGATCCTGGAGTACGAGGTTGAGCGATATATCCCGTTCCCCCCCGAGGAGGTTCAGTACGACTTCCAGGTGCTCGAGCGCGACGCCGAAAAGGCCATCGTCCTGCTGGCCGCCGCCAGGAAAGAGGAGATCAGTCGGTATCTGGCCTTTCTGGAGGAGGCGGGGATCAAACCGACTGCTTTTGGTGTCTCGGCGTTCGCATCGCTCAACACTCTCCTCTTCAACCAGGAGCGCGACGCGGAGCCTCTGAGGACCCTGATCGATCTGCGGGACGGGGAGGCCGAGTTGGGTCTGGCCAAGAATGGCATCCTTCGATATTCCCGATACTTGACCTTGGGCCCAACCGCACCGCTCGACCTGCTGATGCCGGAGATCTCCACTCTGCTTGCTCACCTCGAAACCAACGGCGGCCAGCACGCAGGGCGAATTGCCATCGCCGGACCGGGCGCGGGCAGGGGGGAGGGGGACCTATTGCACCACTTGGCCGAACGGACCGGTCTTGAGGTGGAGTTTCTCCAACCCTTCCAGCGGATCAAGGCCAGCGGCGTGGATCCGCAGGTGGCCCATTTTCTCGGGGCGGCTGTCGGACTGGCGCTTCACGGGCTCGTCACGCTTCCGGTCGATATCGACCTGCTCCCCAAAGAGCTGGCTCCCCCTCGCCGCGACCCCAGTCTTGCGGTGACCATTCGGCTTGTGGCGCTTGTTGTGGCCTTGGGCCTCGCGTATCTGGTGAACGGCGCGATCCGGGAGCACCGGGCACTGGCAGAGCTGACTGCCACACTGAATCGGGTACAAGCGGAGGCGGCCAAAGTAGATCAGCTCAAGGGGGAGGTGGCGTCGCTGCGCAGCAAGATCGCCACCTTGGATAAGATCGACCGGGAGGAGGTCAGGAAGCTGGATGTGCTCAAGGAGCTTGTTCAGGTCCTGCCTAAAGGCGTGACCCTGACGCTCTTCTCAGTGGACGGGCGGGAGGCGCGAGTGGGCGGCTCCATTACCGGCTCAGCTTCGGACCTGATCTCGATTCTGGAGCAGTCACCGGTCTTTGAAAACGTGCAGTTCACCTCGCCGGTGGCAAGCCGCGCGGAGAGCCAGGACTTCCAGATTAAGATGCACCTCGAGGCGAAAAAGGAGAAGCGGCCATGA